A stretch of Plasmodium vinckei vinckei genome assembly, chromosome: PVVCY_05 DNA encodes these proteins:
- a CDS encoding RAP protein, putative has translation MGLLRPRERVIVNAIRRESRIKYKAKRMHKRFRSWAQQRVREYWLPMNVCLTSQVNLMDGQYISACVQKAATLRKHDYALWKGYSERILEISNTLTPQQIGYIFYGMGKSGFLNMPFYNIFLNSVENSLDNFYSHPLMCVAWALNRLLIRKEEFLKKLCKCVINKFDEIRIKDLIKINTSIAKLGIDDKNYKTFINKNIINKLETIFAQDFRNVINDVTLINLYDDEVKKYILTRFSNMFICARPQHYKSAYKSAVAIRVLYPHVWDSLTNKVKSFYVRLSMRRIPESARTPSEFQWEVSDCLAKLGIGHRNTFLWGCYFIDIGETNEKRNCWFVDGPSSFYTATNQYTESVKLQHRILYDLGWNIRRIVWIDWLNMGNNISQKIEFVKKQRNNEPLGQNLIHTPVIHPDEIAAKLKELKLYKTNKEMEKYKNQEKIELNI, from the coding sequence ATGGGACTTTTGAGACCAAGAGAACGTGTTATTGTAAATGCTATAAGGAGGGAGAGTaggataaaatataaagcaAAGCGTATGCATAAGCGCTTTCGTTCATGGGCACAACAAAGAGTTAGAGAATATTGGCTACCTATGAATGTTTGCTTAACAAGTCAGGTAAATTTAATGGATGGTCAATATATCTCAGCTTGTGTGCAAAAAGCAGCAACACTAAGAAAACATGATTATGCATTGTGGAAAGGATATAGTGAACGAATATTAGAAATTTCTAATACATTAACACCACAACAAATtggttatatattttatggaaTGGGAAAAAGTggatttttaaatatgccgttttataatatatttttaaatagtgTAGAAAATAGTTtagataatttttatagcCATCCATTAATGTGTGTAGCATGGGCATTAAATAGATTGTTAATAAGAAAAGaagaatttttaaaaaagttatgTAAATGTGTTATAAATAAGTTTGATGAAATTCGAATAAAagatttaattaaaataaatacttcAATAGCTAAACTAGGAAttgatgataaaaattataaaacttttataaacaaaaatataatcaatAAATTAGAAACAATTTTTGCACAAGATTTTAGAAATGTAATAAATGATGTTacattaattaatttatatgatgatgaagtaaaaaaatatatattaacacgTTTTagtaatatgtttatatgtGCTAGACCACAGCATTATAAAAGTGCATATAAATCGGCAGTTGCCATACGAGTATTATATCCACATGTATGGGACTCATTAACAAATAAAGTAAAAAGTTTTTATGTTAGATTAAGCATGAGAAGGATTCCTGAAAGTGCTAGAACACCATCAGAATTTCAATGGGAAGTATCTGATTGTTTAGCAAAACTTGGAATTGGACATagaaatacatttttatggggttgttattttattgatattggagaaacaaatgaaaaaagaaattgtTGGTTTGTTGATGGACCTTCATCTTTTTACACAGCAACAAATCAATATACTGAATCTGTCAAATTACAACATCgaattttatatgatttagGATGGAATATTAGAAGAATTGTTTGGATTGATTGGCTAAATATgggaaataatatttctcaaaaaatcgaatttgtaaaaaaacaaagaaaCAATGAACCGCTAGGTCAAAATTTAATTCACACTCCAGTTATACATCCCGATGAAATTGCCGCAAAATTAAAGgaattaaaattgtataaaaccaataaagaaatggaaaaatataaaaaccaagaaaaaatagagctaaatatataa